Proteins encoded in a region of the Cataglyphis hispanica isolate Lineage 1 chromosome 14, ULB_Chis1_1.0, whole genome shotgun sequence genome:
- the LOC126854536 gene encoding RNA polymerase-associated protein CTR9 homolog isoform X1 — MAGSIEIPLRDTDEVIELYLDQLPDGDEVLGIVRQEHAQLNIWVNLALEYYKQQKIDDFIKILESSRIDANIDYRDYEKDQMRALDMLAAYYVQEANKEKNKDKKRDLFTKATLLYTTADKIIMYDQNHLLGRAYFCLLEGDKMEQADAQFNFVLNQSPNNIPSLLGKACIAFNKKDYRGALAFYKKALRTNPHCPAAVRLGMGHCFMKLNNQEKARLAFERALQLDGQCVGALVGLSVLKLNQQQPDSIRTGVQMLSKAYTIDSTNPMVLNHLANHFFFKKDYNKVQHLALHAFHNTENEAMRAESCYQLARAFHVQGDYDQAFQYYYQATQFAPPVFVLPHFGLGQMYVYRGDAENAAQCFEKVLKAQPGNYETMKILGSLYANSSSQSKRDIAKNHLRKVTEQFPDDVEAWIELAQILEQSDLNAALNAYGTATRILKEKVQADIPPEILNNVGALHYRLGNLEEARKNLEESLARSKADALHDSVYYNSIAVTTTYNLARLNEALCIFDRAEKLYKDILKEHPNYVDCYLRLGCMARDKGQIYEASDWFKDALRINNEHPDAWSLLGNLHLAKMEWGPGQKKFERILKNPTTSTDAYSLIALGNIWLQTLHQSGKDKEREKRHQDRALAMYKQVLRNDPKNIWAANGIGAVLAHKGCVNEARDIFAQVREATAEFCDVWLNIAHIYVEQKQFVSAIQMYENCLRKFYKYHHVEVLQYLGRAYFKAGKLKEAKLTLLKARRVAPQDTVLLYNIALVLQRLATQILKDEKSTLTTVLQAVHELGLSHKYFQYLSTHGDRMEQLAEGEARRCQDLLSQAQYHVARARRLDEEEKMLRRKQEEERQAFKMRQTEEQRKLEEMRRQKEEEMLQKRQEYVEKTKNALVFGEMPSEKPGRKGKRVRTDQYISDSGGSDRDEGREEAPKERRRKRKPSSELKERRSRGKGKRRKEAGSGNSGSESDQPKRKRGKKIIGTRKEKSTRRSTVENLKGKIKSKETISTSESDSDTGGLKIASGGESGNENQPHGSRRIASDSENSRASRSRSRSRSKSGSRSRSSSRSRSASRSRSRSRSRSRSASGSKSRSRSVSRSRSRSASGSRSGSAKSRSRSRSGSRKTGSRSRSNSSSRRSRSKARSRSSSRKSDSRSRSPNGSRKGTSRSRSRSKSGSRSGSEERQSRSKSRSRSKSKSVSRSKSRSRSGSKSRSRSRSKSGSRSRSPSGSARSASPVSRKSVSGSGGSDSE, encoded by the exons ATGGCGGGATCTATAGAGATACCACTTCGCGATACAGATGAG GTTATAGAACTTTACTTAGATCAGTTACCAGATGGAGATGAAGTTTTGGGGATTGTGCGGCAAGAACATGCCCAGCTTAATATCTGGGTCAATTTGGCT cttGAGTATTATAAGCAACAGAAGattgatgattttattaagatacttGAATCTTCTCGTATCGATGCAAATATTGACTATCGTGACTATGAAAAAGATCAGATGCGAGCACTTGATATGTTGGCTGCCTATTATGTCCAGGAAGccaataaagaaaagaataaagacaaaaagagagatcTCTTTACAAAAgccacattattatatacaacagCTGACAAGATCATCATGTATGATCAg aATCATTTGCTCGGTCGAGCTTATTTTTGTCTGCTTGAAGGGGATAAAATGGAGCAGGCTGATgcacaatttaattttgtgttaaatcAATCACCCAATAATATACCTTCTTTACTTGGCAAAGCCTGCATTgcttttaacaaaaaagattatagaGGTGCTCTTGCGTTTTACAAAAAAGCTCTCAGGACTAATCCACACTGTCCAGCTGCTGTTAGATTGGGAATGGGGCATTGTTTTATGAAATTGAATAATCAAGAAAAAGCGCGACTCGCATTCGAAAGGGCTTTGCAATTGGATGGGCAATGCGTTGGTGCACTTGTCGGGCTTTcagttttgaaattaaatcaacAACAGCCCGACAGCATAAGAACTGGCGTGCAAATGTTATCAAAGGCTTACACGATCGATTCGACAAATCCGATGGTATTAAATCACTTGGCAAAccatttctttttcaagaaaGATTACAATAAAGTTCAGCACTTAGCGCTCCATGCGTTTCATAATACCGAAAACGAAGCTATGCGAGCAGAAAGTTGTTATCAATTAGCCAGAGCATTCCATGTTCAG ggTGATTACGATCAAgcgtttcaatattattatcaagcaACACAATTCGCTCCGCCTGTATTTGTATTACCGCATTTTGGTTTAGGGCAGATGTACGTTTATCGTGGTGATGCTGAAAAT GCTGCTCAATGTTTCGAGAAAGTTTTGAAAGCACAACCGGGAAATTATGAAACCATGAAGATTCTTGGCTCTCTTTATGCTAACTCGAGTTCTCAATCAAAACGCGACATTGCAAAAAATCATTTGCGAAAGGTAACAGAGCAATTTCCTGATGATGTTGAAGCTTGGATCGAGTTAGCACAAATATTGGAGCAAAGTGATTTAAATGCAGCCCTAAATGCTTATGGAACTGCGACCAGAATTTTGAAGGAAAAAGTTCAAGCGGATATCCCACCAGAGATTTTGAATAATGTAGGAGCATTACATTAtag acttGGTAACTTGGAAGAAGCTAGAAAAAATTTGGAAGAATCTTTGGCACGATCGAAAGCAGATGCTCTGCACGATTcggtatattataattcgatAGCAGTGACTACCACATATAATTTGGCACGTCTTAACGAGGCGTTATGCATATTTGATCGAGCAGAGAAACTATACAAAGACATTTTGAAGGAGCATCCGAATTATGTTGACTGTTATTTGAGACTCGGTTGCATGGCCAGAGACAAGGGACAAATATATGAAGCATCCGATTGGTTCAAGGATGCCTtgagaattaataatgaacATCCAGACGCATGGTCGTTATTGGGCAATCTGCATTTGGCCAAGATGGAATGGGGTCCTggtcaaaaaaaattcgagagAATTCTGAAAAATCCGACAACAAGCACGGATGCTTATTCTTTGATAGCTCTGGGCAATATCTGGCTGCAAACATTACATCAGAGTGGAAAGGACAAAGAAAGGGAGAAGCGACATCAGGATCGTGCATTAGCCATGTACAAGCAG GTTTTGAGAAATGACCCGAAGAATATTTGGGCTGCGAACGGCATTGGCGCAGTACTTGCGCATAAGGGCTGTGTAAATGAAGCTAGAGATATATTTGCTCAAGTGCGCGAAGCAACGGCAGAATTTTGTGATGTTTGGCTGAACATTGCACATATTTATGTGGAGCAGAAGCAATTTGTCAGCGCTATTCAAATG taCGAAAATTGCTTGcgtaaattctataaatatcatCATGTTGAAGTCTTGCAATATCTTGGAAGAGCTTATTTCAAAGCCGGCAAATTAAAAGAAGCGAAATTGACATTATTAAAG gcACGTCGAGTGGCTCCGCAGGatactgttttattatataacattgctCTTGTACTCCAACGATTAGCCACGCAAATtcttaaagatgaaaaatcgaCATTGACTACTGTACTTCAAGCAGTTCATGAACTGGGTCTTTCACAcaaatatttccaatatttatcGACGCATGGCGACAGGATGGAGCAGTTAGCTGAGGGTGAAGCCAGGAGATGTCAAGATCTACTATCGCAAGCGCAATATCACGTCGCTAGAGCTAGAAGACTGGACGAGGAAGAGAAAATGTTGAGACGAAAGCAAGAAGAAGAAAG GCAAGCTTTCAAAATGCGTCAAACGGAAGAACAACGTAAATTGGAAGAGATGCGTCGtcaaaaagaagaagagatgTTACAAAAGCGACAAGAATATGTGGAGAAAACTAAAAACGCTCTGGTATTTGGAGAAATGCCGTCGGAGAAACCTGGAAGAAAGGGCAAAAGAGTACGAACTGATCAGTACATCAGTGACAGCGGAGGCTCTGACAGAGACGAAGGCAGGGAAGAAGCGCCGAAAGAAAGAAGACGTAAGAGGAAACCGAGCAGTGAACTTAAAGAAAGGAGGAGCAGAGGTAAAGGCAAACGTAGAAAGGAAGCCGGAAGTGGCAATAGCG GATCGGAAAGCGATCAACCCAAACGTAAGCGTGGCAAGAAGATTATCGGGACTAGGAAAGAAAAATCTACACGTAGGAGTACGGTTGAGAATCTTAAGggtaaaattaaatcgaagGAAACTATTTCAACGAGCGAATCAGACAGTGATACTGGTGGACTTAAGATCGCCAGCGG TGGCGAAAGTGGCAACGAGAATCAACCACATGGCAGCAGACGAATTGCATCCGATTCGGAAAATTCTCGCGCTTCCCGATCACGATCTCGTTCAAGATCAAAATCTGGAAGTCGCTCGAGAAGTAGTTCGCGTTCACGTTCCGCTTCTCGTTCGCGATCACGGTCACGTTCTCGATCCCGATCCGCTTCTGGATCGAAATCCAGATCCAGAAGCGTTTCGAGATCAAGAAGTCGCTCGGCATCCGGGTCAAGATCAGGCTCGGCCAAAAGCAGGTCAAGATCAAGATCGGGCTCGCGTAAAACTGGCTCACGATCAAGGTCTAATAGTAGTTCGCGAAGAAGCAGATCGAAGGCAAGATCAAGGTCCAGTTCGAGAAAAAGCGATTCCAGGTCGAGATCGCCAAATGGTTCAAGGAAAGGCACGTCGCGCTCAAGGTCCAGATCCAAAAGTGGTTCTCGCTCGGGTTCGGAGGAACGACAATCGAGGAGCAAGAGTCGATCGCGGTCTAAATCGAAATCTGTCTCGAGATCCAAATCAAGATCGAGAAGTGGTAGCaaatcgcgatcgcgttcCAGATCAAAGAGCGGATCTCGAAGTCGGAGTCCGAGCGGATCGGCGCG TTCTGCGTCCCCGGTATCTAGGAAATCGGTATCAGGTAGCGGTGGTAGCGATAGCGAATGA
- the LOC126854536 gene encoding RNA polymerase-associated protein CTR9 homolog isoform X2 translates to MAGSIEIPLRDTDEVIELYLDQLPDGDEVLGIVRQEHAQLNIWVNLALEYYKQQKIDDFIKILESSRIDANIDYRDYEKDQMRALDMLAAYYVQEANKEKNKDKKRDLFTKATLLYTTADKIIMYDQNHLLGRAYFCLLEGDKMEQADAQFNFVLNQSPNNIPSLLGKACIAFNKKDYRGALAFYKKALRTNPHCPAAVRLGMGHCFMKLNNQEKARLAFERALQLDGQCVGALVGLSVLKLNQQQPDSIRTGVQMLSKAYTIDSTNPMVLNHLANHFFFKKDYNKVQHLALHAFHNTENEAMRAESCYQLARAFHVQGDYDQAFQYYYQATQFAPPVFVLPHFGLGQMYVYRGDAENAAQCFEKVLKAQPGNYETMKILGSLYANSSSQSKRDIAKNHLRKVTEQFPDDVEAWIELAQILEQSDLNAALNAYGTATRILKEKVQADIPPEILNNVGALHYRLGNLEEARKNLEESLARSKADALHDSVYYNSIAVTTTYNLARLNEALCIFDRAEKLYKDILKEHPNYVDCYLRLGCMARDKGQIYEASDWFKDALRINNEHPDAWSLLGNLHLAKMEWGPGQKKFERILKNPTTSTDAYSLIALGNIWLQTLHQSGKDKEREKRHQDRALAMYKQVLRNDPKNIWAANGIGAVLAHKGCVNEARDIFAQVREATAEFCDVWLNIAHIYVEQKQFVSAIQMYENCLRKFYKYHHVEVLQYLGRAYFKAGKLKEAKLTLLKARRVAPQDTVLLYNIALVLQRLATQILKDEKSTLTTVLQAVHELGLSHKYFQYLSTHGDRMEQLAEGEARRCQDLLSQAQYHVARARRLDEEEKMLRRKQEEERQAFKMRQTEEQRKLEEMRRQKEEEMLQKRQEYVEKTKNALVFGEMPSEKPGRKGKRVRTDQYISDSGGSDRDEGREEAPKERRRKRKPSSELKERRSRGSESDQPKRKRGKKIIGTRKEKSTRRSTVENLKGKIKSKETISTSESDSDTGGLKIASGGESGNENQPHGSRRIASDSENSRASRSRSRSRSKSGSRSRSSSRSRSASRSRSRSRSRSRSASGSKSRSRSVSRSRSRSASGSRSGSAKSRSRSRSGSRKTGSRSRSNSSSRRSRSKARSRSSSRKSDSRSRSPNGSRKGTSRSRSRSKSGSRSGSEERQSRSKSRSRSKSKSVSRSKSRSRSGSKSRSRSRSKSGSRSRSPSGSARSASPVSRKSVSGSGGSDSE, encoded by the exons ATGGCGGGATCTATAGAGATACCACTTCGCGATACAGATGAG GTTATAGAACTTTACTTAGATCAGTTACCAGATGGAGATGAAGTTTTGGGGATTGTGCGGCAAGAACATGCCCAGCTTAATATCTGGGTCAATTTGGCT cttGAGTATTATAAGCAACAGAAGattgatgattttattaagatacttGAATCTTCTCGTATCGATGCAAATATTGACTATCGTGACTATGAAAAAGATCAGATGCGAGCACTTGATATGTTGGCTGCCTATTATGTCCAGGAAGccaataaagaaaagaataaagacaaaaagagagatcTCTTTACAAAAgccacattattatatacaacagCTGACAAGATCATCATGTATGATCAg aATCATTTGCTCGGTCGAGCTTATTTTTGTCTGCTTGAAGGGGATAAAATGGAGCAGGCTGATgcacaatttaattttgtgttaaatcAATCACCCAATAATATACCTTCTTTACTTGGCAAAGCCTGCATTgcttttaacaaaaaagattatagaGGTGCTCTTGCGTTTTACAAAAAAGCTCTCAGGACTAATCCACACTGTCCAGCTGCTGTTAGATTGGGAATGGGGCATTGTTTTATGAAATTGAATAATCAAGAAAAAGCGCGACTCGCATTCGAAAGGGCTTTGCAATTGGATGGGCAATGCGTTGGTGCACTTGTCGGGCTTTcagttttgaaattaaatcaacAACAGCCCGACAGCATAAGAACTGGCGTGCAAATGTTATCAAAGGCTTACACGATCGATTCGACAAATCCGATGGTATTAAATCACTTGGCAAAccatttctttttcaagaaaGATTACAATAAAGTTCAGCACTTAGCGCTCCATGCGTTTCATAATACCGAAAACGAAGCTATGCGAGCAGAAAGTTGTTATCAATTAGCCAGAGCATTCCATGTTCAG ggTGATTACGATCAAgcgtttcaatattattatcaagcaACACAATTCGCTCCGCCTGTATTTGTATTACCGCATTTTGGTTTAGGGCAGATGTACGTTTATCGTGGTGATGCTGAAAAT GCTGCTCAATGTTTCGAGAAAGTTTTGAAAGCACAACCGGGAAATTATGAAACCATGAAGATTCTTGGCTCTCTTTATGCTAACTCGAGTTCTCAATCAAAACGCGACATTGCAAAAAATCATTTGCGAAAGGTAACAGAGCAATTTCCTGATGATGTTGAAGCTTGGATCGAGTTAGCACAAATATTGGAGCAAAGTGATTTAAATGCAGCCCTAAATGCTTATGGAACTGCGACCAGAATTTTGAAGGAAAAAGTTCAAGCGGATATCCCACCAGAGATTTTGAATAATGTAGGAGCATTACATTAtag acttGGTAACTTGGAAGAAGCTAGAAAAAATTTGGAAGAATCTTTGGCACGATCGAAAGCAGATGCTCTGCACGATTcggtatattataattcgatAGCAGTGACTACCACATATAATTTGGCACGTCTTAACGAGGCGTTATGCATATTTGATCGAGCAGAGAAACTATACAAAGACATTTTGAAGGAGCATCCGAATTATGTTGACTGTTATTTGAGACTCGGTTGCATGGCCAGAGACAAGGGACAAATATATGAAGCATCCGATTGGTTCAAGGATGCCTtgagaattaataatgaacATCCAGACGCATGGTCGTTATTGGGCAATCTGCATTTGGCCAAGATGGAATGGGGTCCTggtcaaaaaaaattcgagagAATTCTGAAAAATCCGACAACAAGCACGGATGCTTATTCTTTGATAGCTCTGGGCAATATCTGGCTGCAAACATTACATCAGAGTGGAAAGGACAAAGAAAGGGAGAAGCGACATCAGGATCGTGCATTAGCCATGTACAAGCAG GTTTTGAGAAATGACCCGAAGAATATTTGGGCTGCGAACGGCATTGGCGCAGTACTTGCGCATAAGGGCTGTGTAAATGAAGCTAGAGATATATTTGCTCAAGTGCGCGAAGCAACGGCAGAATTTTGTGATGTTTGGCTGAACATTGCACATATTTATGTGGAGCAGAAGCAATTTGTCAGCGCTATTCAAATG taCGAAAATTGCTTGcgtaaattctataaatatcatCATGTTGAAGTCTTGCAATATCTTGGAAGAGCTTATTTCAAAGCCGGCAAATTAAAAGAAGCGAAATTGACATTATTAAAG gcACGTCGAGTGGCTCCGCAGGatactgttttattatataacattgctCTTGTACTCCAACGATTAGCCACGCAAATtcttaaagatgaaaaatcgaCATTGACTACTGTACTTCAAGCAGTTCATGAACTGGGTCTTTCACAcaaatatttccaatatttatcGACGCATGGCGACAGGATGGAGCAGTTAGCTGAGGGTGAAGCCAGGAGATGTCAAGATCTACTATCGCAAGCGCAATATCACGTCGCTAGAGCTAGAAGACTGGACGAGGAAGAGAAAATGTTGAGACGAAAGCAAGAAGAAGAAAG GCAAGCTTTCAAAATGCGTCAAACGGAAGAACAACGTAAATTGGAAGAGATGCGTCGtcaaaaagaagaagagatgTTACAAAAGCGACAAGAATATGTGGAGAAAACTAAAAACGCTCTGGTATTTGGAGAAATGCCGTCGGAGAAACCTGGAAGAAAGGGCAAAAGAGTACGAACTGATCAGTACATCAGTGACAGCGGAGGCTCTGACAGAGACGAAGGCAGGGAAGAAGCGCCGAAAGAAAGAAGACGTAAGAGGAAACCGAGCAGTGAACTTAAAGAAAGGAGGAGCAGAG GATCGGAAAGCGATCAACCCAAACGTAAGCGTGGCAAGAAGATTATCGGGACTAGGAAAGAAAAATCTACACGTAGGAGTACGGTTGAGAATCTTAAGggtaaaattaaatcgaagGAAACTATTTCAACGAGCGAATCAGACAGTGATACTGGTGGACTTAAGATCGCCAGCGG TGGCGAAAGTGGCAACGAGAATCAACCACATGGCAGCAGACGAATTGCATCCGATTCGGAAAATTCTCGCGCTTCCCGATCACGATCTCGTTCAAGATCAAAATCTGGAAGTCGCTCGAGAAGTAGTTCGCGTTCACGTTCCGCTTCTCGTTCGCGATCACGGTCACGTTCTCGATCCCGATCCGCTTCTGGATCGAAATCCAGATCCAGAAGCGTTTCGAGATCAAGAAGTCGCTCGGCATCCGGGTCAAGATCAGGCTCGGCCAAAAGCAGGTCAAGATCAAGATCGGGCTCGCGTAAAACTGGCTCACGATCAAGGTCTAATAGTAGTTCGCGAAGAAGCAGATCGAAGGCAAGATCAAGGTCCAGTTCGAGAAAAAGCGATTCCAGGTCGAGATCGCCAAATGGTTCAAGGAAAGGCACGTCGCGCTCAAGGTCCAGATCCAAAAGTGGTTCTCGCTCGGGTTCGGAGGAACGACAATCGAGGAGCAAGAGTCGATCGCGGTCTAAATCGAAATCTGTCTCGAGATCCAAATCAAGATCGAGAAGTGGTAGCaaatcgcgatcgcgttcCAGATCAAAGAGCGGATCTCGAAGTCGGAGTCCGAGCGGATCGGCGCG TTCTGCGTCCCCGGTATCTAGGAAATCGGTATCAGGTAGCGGTGGTAGCGATAGCGAATGA